In Haladaptatus paucihalophilus DX253, the following proteins share a genomic window:
- a CDS encoding IclR family transcriptional regulator, which translates to MPKYPVGATATTFEIIDSLATLERAGVTQLADRLGHSKGSVHNHLATLERLGYVINEDGRYRLSLRFLELGTGVRDTDSLYRVARPEIDRLADASGETASLVIEENGDAVFVYRAGDDAGFALRDGSRVPLHACAAGKAILAHRPPASLDSLLDGDTPTPTDRTITSRASLIRELRTVRDHGLAFDRGELDPDRRAVAAAIPSDDGRAVGAVTVSGTAPGMSGKRLEEDMPGLVLGATNRITVEHQTRE; encoded by the coding sequence ATGCCGAAATATCCGGTCGGTGCCACCGCGACGACGTTCGAAATCATCGACTCCCTGGCGACGCTCGAACGGGCCGGTGTCACCCAACTCGCCGACCGACTCGGACACTCGAAAGGCAGCGTTCACAACCATCTTGCCACCCTCGAACGACTCGGGTACGTCATCAACGAGGACGGACGATACCGACTCAGCCTGCGCTTCCTCGAACTCGGAACGGGCGTCCGGGACACCGACTCGCTGTACCGCGTCGCCCGGCCGGAGATAGACCGCCTCGCGGACGCCAGCGGTGAGACGGCGAGTCTCGTCATCGAAGAGAACGGCGACGCCGTTTTCGTGTACAGAGCGGGCGACGACGCCGGTTTCGCGCTCCGTGACGGGAGTCGGGTTCCCCTGCACGCTTGCGCCGCGGGAAAGGCCATCCTCGCCCATCGTCCGCCCGCGAGTCTCGATTCGCTCCTCGACGGGGACACGCCGACACCGACGGACCGGACGATAACGTCGCGCGCGTCGCTGATTCGGGAACTACGGACCGTCCGCGACCACGGACTCGCGTTCGACCGGGGTGAACTCGACCCCGACCGGCGCGCCGTCGCGGCGGCGATTCCGTCCGACGACGGCCGTGCCGTCGGTGCCGTTACTGTTTCCGGTACCGCTCCCGGAATGAGCGGCAAACGCCTCGAAGAGGACATGCCGGGCCTCGTTCTCGGCGCGACAAACAGGATTACGGTCGAACACCAAACACGCGAATAA
- the dgoD gene encoding galactonate dehydratase, translated as MSGRIVDYELYEVPPRWLFLRVETSDGVVGWGEPVVEGRAHTVRTAVEELLDTYLLGKSPDSIEDHWQTMYRGGFYRGGPVLMSAIAGIDQALWDIKGKRFGAPVYDLLGGTTRDRIRVYQWVGGDRPNRVADAAREKVDAGFTALKMNATAELRRVDSPAAIDEAVARLAAVRDAVGNEVDIGVDFHGRVSKPMAKRLAKALEPHEPMFIEEPVLPEHNDVLPEIARHTTIPIATGERMFSRWDFKEVFRAGSVDVIQPDLSHAGGITEVKKIADMAEAYDVAMAPHCPLGPIALASCIQVDAVSPNALIQEQSLDIHYNETSDVLDYLADASVFEYRDGYVDLPDGPGLGIDIDEEHVRAKAGNVDWHNPVWRHEDGSVAEW; from the coding sequence ATGAGCGGCCGAATCGTCGACTACGAACTCTACGAGGTACCGCCACGGTGGTTGTTCCTCAGGGTGGAGACGAGCGACGGGGTGGTCGGCTGGGGCGAACCGGTGGTCGAGGGGCGGGCGCACACCGTCCGTACCGCGGTCGAAGAACTGCTCGACACCTATCTCCTCGGGAAATCGCCCGATTCGATAGAGGACCACTGGCAGACGATGTATCGCGGCGGCTTCTACCGCGGCGGTCCCGTCCTCATGTCGGCCATCGCGGGCATCGACCAAGCGCTCTGGGACATCAAGGGCAAGCGGTTCGGCGCGCCCGTGTACGACTTGCTCGGAGGGACGACCCGCGACCGCATCCGCGTCTATCAGTGGGTCGGCGGCGACCGCCCGAACCGAGTGGCGGATGCCGCCCGCGAAAAGGTGGACGCCGGATTCACCGCGCTGAAGATGAACGCCACGGCGGAACTGCGGCGCGTGGATTCGCCAGCGGCCATCGACGAGGCCGTCGCCCGTTTGGCGGCCGTCCGTGATGCCGTCGGGAACGAGGTGGACATCGGCGTCGACTTCCACGGCCGCGTCTCGAAGCCGATGGCGAAGCGGCTGGCGAAGGCGCTCGAACCCCACGAACCGATGTTCATCGAGGAACCGGTTCTCCCGGAGCACAACGACGTCTTACCCGAAATCGCGCGCCACACGACCATCCCCATCGCCACCGGCGAACGCATGTTCAGTCGGTGGGATTTCAAGGAAGTCTTCCGGGCCGGGAGCGTGGACGTCATCCAACCGGACTTGAGCCACGCGGGAGGTATCACCGAAGTGAAAAAGATCGCCGACATGGCCGAGGCGTACGACGTGGCGATGGCACCGCACTGCCCGCTCGGGCCGATCGCGCTGGCGTCGTGCATTCAAGTGGATGCCGTCTCGCCGAACGCCCTCATCCAAGAGCAGAGCCTCGACATCCACTACAACGAGACGAGCGACGTGCTCGACTACCTCGCCGACGCCTCCGTGTTCGAGTACCGCGACGGGTACGTGGACCTCCCGGACGGGCCGGGACTCGGCATCGACATCGACGAAGAGCACGTCCGAGCGAAGGCGGGTAACGTCGATTGGCACAATCCCGTCTGGCGACACGAGGACGGCAGCGTCGCGGAGTGGTGA
- a CDS encoding SDR family NAD(P)-dependent oxidoreductase — MPESPPVEGIRRFEGETALVTGSTRGIGEEIAKRFAREGANVVVTGRTRADGEETVAAIDAAGGTATFVRADMRDPDDIAALVEATAEKYGGLDVLVNNAGVETNTAADEATMDDWAFVVETDFRSYWLCAKHAREHMDEGSIVNVSSNHARLTMPAMFPYNAVKAGIDGMTRSMALDFGPDVRVNTVNPGWVAIGRTMEELDEEYRDHLESIHPVGRIGTPEDIAGVVSFLASSDAAFVTGASLVADGGRTVVMQDDSLPDYRKRREDGED; from the coding sequence ATGCCGGAGTCACCCCCAGTCGAGGGCATCCGCCGTTTCGAGGGCGAGACGGCACTCGTCACTGGGTCGACCCGCGGTATCGGCGAGGAAATCGCAAAACGGTTCGCCCGCGAGGGCGCGAACGTCGTCGTCACCGGCCGAACCCGAGCGGACGGCGAGGAAACCGTTGCGGCAATCGACGCGGCGGGCGGGACCGCGACGTTCGTTCGCGCGGACATGCGCGACCCCGACGACATCGCAGCGCTCGTCGAGGCCACCGCGGAGAAGTATGGCGGTCTCGACGTGCTGGTGAACAACGCGGGCGTCGAGACGAACACCGCGGCGGACGAGGCGACGATGGACGACTGGGCGTTCGTCGTGGAAACGGATTTCCGCTCGTACTGGCTCTGTGCGAAGCACGCCCGCGAACACATGGACGAAGGGAGCATCGTCAACGTCTCCTCGAATCACGCGCGACTGACGATGCCTGCGATGTTCCCGTACAACGCGGTGAAAGCGGGTATCGACGGGATGACGCGCTCGATGGCGCTCGATTTCGGTCCCGACGTTCGCGTCAACACCGTCAACCCGGGATGGGTCGCCATCGGCCGCACGATGGAGGAGTTAGACGAGGAGTACCGCGACCATCTCGAATCCATCCACCCCGTCGGGCGCATCGGCACCCCGGAGGACATCGCCGGTGTGGTTTCCTTCCTCGCGAGTTCAGACGCCGCGTTCGTGACGGGCGCATCCCTCGTGGCGGACGGCGGTCGCACCGTCGTCATGCAGGACGACTCGTTGCCGGACTATCGTAAGCGACGCGAGGACGGTGAGGACTGA
- a CDS encoding RNA-guided endonuclease InsQ/TnpB family protein translates to MAIQVTRTYVASIRNQQQVKGDLDSLGFAASKLWNIARWTIERIWSETGTIPEDGPLKAYLKNHERYADLNSQSSQRVIEELAEAFRGWYAKRRNGDDRANPPKYRKHNGDHPRSTVTFKEDGFKHDSHNNRIRLSKGRNLKNHWSDFILCDIETRPDVVVENVRQVRAVWNGDEWELHIVCKHEIEAESPGDETAGIDLGISNFAAIAYSTGDHELYPGNALKTDERYFAKEIAKCNSSRSNKALRLRRKRSERRSHYMHAVTRHIVTECVERDVGTVAVGDLEGIREDDETVEARNWGDRGNEGLHRWAFDRFTNLLTYKAKAEGITVVTVSERDTSKTCSWCGQKRKANRVERGLYVCRGCDAVMNADSNGAENIRRRLDQAEKVTLNPSADRSSGRVARPVVNLFRRGERDPSCGQGMFAEQASICKP, encoded by the coding sequence ATGGCGATTCAGGTCACTCGCACTTACGTTGCCTCCATACGGAACCAGCAACAGGTGAAGGGTGACTTGGACTCGCTCGGGTTCGCCGCCTCAAAACTCTGGAACATTGCACGATGGACGATAGAGCGCATCTGGAGCGAAACAGGGACAATCCCCGAGGATGGCCCGCTCAAAGCATACCTGAAAAACCACGAACGCTACGCCGACCTCAATTCTCAGTCGAGTCAGCGAGTCATCGAAGAACTCGCTGAAGCGTTCCGTGGTTGGTATGCCAAGCGCCGAAACGGGGACGACCGTGCGAACCCACCGAAGTACCGTAAACACAACGGCGACCACCCACGTTCCACGGTCACGTTCAAAGAAGACGGCTTCAAACACGATTCTCACAACAACCGGATTCGCCTCTCCAAAGGCCGAAACCTCAAAAACCACTGGTCTGACTTCATCCTCTGCGATATCGAAACCCGACCAGATGTCGTCGTCGAGAATGTCCGCCAAGTGCGCGCCGTCTGGAACGGTGACGAATGGGAACTCCACATCGTGTGCAAACACGAAATCGAGGCCGAGTCTCCCGGAGACGAAACCGCTGGTATTGACCTTGGTATCTCGAACTTCGCCGCCATCGCGTATTCCACGGGCGATCACGAGTTGTATCCGGGGAATGCCCTCAAGACCGACGAGCGATACTTCGCCAAGGAGATAGCGAAGTGCAACTCCTCTCGGTCAAACAAGGCACTCCGACTCCGACGGAAGCGTTCCGAACGGCGGTCGCACTACATGCACGCCGTCACCAGACACATCGTCACAGAGTGTGTCGAACGGGATGTCGGAACGGTTGCTGTCGGCGACCTCGAAGGTATCCGTGAAGATGACGAAACTGTCGAGGCTCGAAACTGGGGCGACCGTGGCAACGAAGGCTTGCACAGGTGGGCGTTCGACCGCTTCACGAACCTGCTCACGTACAAGGCGAAAGCCGAAGGCATCACCGTGGTCACGGTGAGCGAGCGAGACACATCGAAGACGTGTTCGTGGTGTGGGCAGAAGCGCAAGGCGAATCGCGTAGAGCGCGGCTTGTACGTCTGTCGTGGGTGTGACGCCGTGATGAATGCCGACTCAAATGGCGCGGAGAACATTCGGCGTCGGTTAGACCAAGCAGAAAAGGTAACTCTGAATCCCTCCGCGGATAGGAGTAGCGGGCGTGTGGCACGTCCTGTAGTCAACCTGTTCCGTCGTGGAGAACGCGACCCGAGTTGTGGACAGGGGATGTTCGCTGAACAAGCGAGCATCTGCAAACCGTAA
- a CDS encoding MFS transporter, translated as MKRLRTLQESPATTVIFASTLVAVMGVSLISPALPAVQDAWNITEAQASLLLSAFTLPGVFLTVPIGMVADRIGRKRILIPSLVVFGLSGSAIVLLSNFEAILALRAVQGAASSAIATLTVTLLGDLFTGEKRRTLIGMNAAILAVGAAGYPLLGGGLATLSWMAPFVCFLLGVVVALPGIVFLEEPSDTGTDADTSIHDFVTGPTSMRPYLVLYTAIFGIFLLLYGAQLTVVPFILANSYQYSSGVIGLLLGLPAVMMGLTAMQGDRLLRSFSSFQSIALGFTSYGIGLVMVSVADSVYVVAGALLLFGLGQGLAEPITDTALNELAPDEFRGSIMSIRTSVLRLGTTVGPPLFVGVATLVGYTRTLLVGGFAALLVGLGWLVVRSTRTRPVALSER; from the coding sequence ATGAAACGTCTTCGAACCCTCCAAGAGTCCCCCGCAACGACCGTCATCTTCGCGAGCACCCTCGTCGCGGTGATGGGCGTCTCGCTCATCAGCCCCGCCCTCCCCGCCGTGCAGGACGCGTGGAACATCACGGAGGCACAGGCGAGTCTGTTGCTCTCCGCGTTCACCCTTCCGGGGGTGTTTTTGACCGTCCCGATAGGGATGGTCGCGGACCGAATCGGTCGCAAACGAATCCTCATCCCGTCGCTCGTCGTCTTCGGTCTCAGCGGCTCCGCTATCGTCCTGCTCTCGAACTTCGAGGCCATACTCGCCCTCCGAGCCGTCCAAGGCGCCGCCAGCAGCGCCATCGCGACGCTCACGGTCACGCTGCTCGGCGACCTCTTCACGGGTGAGAAACGCCGAACGCTGATCGGGATGAACGCGGCGATTCTCGCGGTCGGTGCCGCGGGGTATCCGCTCCTCGGCGGGGGACTGGCGACCCTCTCGTGGATGGCACCGTTCGTCTGCTTCCTCCTCGGCGTCGTCGTCGCACTCCCCGGCATCGTCTTTCTCGAAGAACCGTCCGATACCGGGACGGACGCCGATACCAGCATCCACGACTTCGTGACCGGTCCGACGTCGATGCGACCCTATCTGGTCCTCTACACCGCGATATTCGGCATCTTCCTCCTCCTCTACGGTGCCCAACTCACGGTCGTGCCGTTCATCCTCGCCAACTCCTACCAGTACTCGTCGGGTGTCATTGGCCTCCTCCTCGGCTTACCCGCCGTGATGATGGGCCTGACGGCCATGCAGGGCGACCGGTTGCTCCGGTCGTTTTCGAGTTTCCAGTCCATCGCGCTCGGCTTCACGAGTTACGGCATCGGCCTCGTCATGGTGTCCGTCGCGGATTCGGTCTACGTCGTCGCCGGAGCGCTCTTGCTGTTCGGCTTGGGGCAAGGACTCGCCGAACCGATAACGGACACCGCGCTGAACGAACTCGCGCCCGACGAGTTTCGGGGGAGCATCATGAGCATTCGGACCAGCGTCCTCCGCCTCGGAACCACCGTCGGTCCGCCGCTGTTCGTCGGGGTCGCCACCCTCGTCGGATATACGCGAACGCTGCTCGTCGGTGGATTCGCCGCTCTCCTCGTCGGTCTCGGATGGCTGGTGGTCCGAAGCACACGGACGCGACCGGTCGCGCTTTCCGAACGGTGA